The Pseudomonas sp. SCA2728.1_7 DNA segment AGGCAAACTCGATGCCGACGCCTTTGAGCTGCGGGAACACCCGCTCAAGAAACGGCCGTGTCGCCGCCGCGATGTCCTTGGGCATGCCGCCCAGATAGGTGCAACCGCCGCCGAACAACAAACGGTTATCCGGCGTGCGCCGGAAGTAATCGAGGACGAACTGGTTGTCGGTCACGCAGACATTGCGCGGCAACAGCGCAGTGGCCTGCTCGGACGTCAGCGCTGCGGTGGCGACCTGGTAAGTGCCCACCGGCAGAATGCAGCTGGACAACTGCGGGTCGAGTTCATCGAGATAAGCGTTGCACGCCAGCACCAGCACATCGGCGCGCACTGAACCGCGCTCGGTGTTGACCCGGAATCCACCGCCCTGCTCCTGATAACTCAGCGCCTTGCTTTGTTCATGAATACGCCCGCCGGCTCGCTCGATGGCATCCGCCAGGCCCAGCGCCAGTTTCAGTGGATTGAGGTGCGCGCCCTCAGGGTCGTAGAGCCCGGCCTGATAGCGATCGGTGGCGACCCATTCCGGCAGTTGTTCCCGAGGAATGAACTGCAACACATCGTGGCCCCACTTGTGGCTGGCCTCGTGTTGCCATTCGCTTAGCAGGCTGACCCGGCGTGGCATCACCGAGGTCCACAGGTGCCCGGGGCGATAATCGATATCGAAGCCGTGACGATCCGGTAATTCACGCAATTCCCGAGCAGCCCAGCGCATACCGTCCCACAAGCGTTTCGCCCGCTCCTGACCCAGCGCAGCTTCCAGCGGTGGCATGTCGCACGACCAACCGAGAATGGCTTGCCCGCCATTGCGGCCC contains these protein-coding regions:
- a CDS encoding FAD-binding oxidoreductase, which codes for MFLQSSQHVDSYYAHSCADILRDRPALEGEIDADVVIIGAGFSGLHTALRLALAGKRVIVLEASRVAWAASGRNGGQAILGWSCDMPPLEAALGQERAKRLWDGMRWAARELRELPDRHGFDIDYRPGHLWTSVMPRRVSLLSEWQHEASHKWGHDVLQFIPREQLPEWVATDRYQAGLYDPEGAHLNPLKLALGLADAIERAGGRIHEQSKALSYQEQGGGFRVNTERGSVRADVLVLACNAYLDELDPQLSSCILPVGTYQVATAALTSEQATALLPRNVCVTDNQFVLDYFRRTPDNRLLFGGGCTYLGGMPKDIAAATRPFLERVFPQLKGVGIEFAWGGHIDLTINRTPDVGGEGNRYWLQGYSGHGVLPTLAAARAVSAAILGDADELALYQGLSNGRFPGGKHFAAPLEAIGKAWYRLRDSI